One window of Solirubrobacterales bacterium genomic DNA carries:
- a CDS encoding YihY/virulence factor BrkB family protein, with protein MSCSDCDETHPDDRPGETIPLSRQWKHLPWLQAFWIRAYSENVTGLSGMVAYNLMLAVFPFAFLVLFVFSQILRIKGVEAGIFNDLQRLFPSAEQETLNDILSSIRSNSATLGLVAAVGSLWIGASFWGSMDTAFCRIYHVECRGWWEQKRFSLGMLVVVAFFLLASVLLPAVEGALIRQTDNLPFGLNEIQSLDNAVLLWLTLAINFMVAAVIYWAVPKGHMPWRAIWPGAIFTTLVAGLANWLFPFYLGNVSTLNRFGSVLGFILIALLWFYIVALTLLAGAVINSLRHEYRDTGTLPYGIMTRANLLAAARAREQTESAITREQPIAEPYRSLLEGDPDADPGDETKVIPLERHRGQGQ; from the coding sequence ATGAGTTGCAGTGACTGTGATGAGACTCACCCGGACGACCGCCCCGGGGAAACGATTCCGCTCTCGCGGCAGTGGAAGCATCTGCCCTGGCTCCAGGCTTTCTGGATCCGGGCCTACTCGGAGAACGTGACCGGACTTTCCGGGATGGTCGCCTACAACCTGATGCTGGCGGTGTTTCCGTTTGCCTTTCTGGTCCTGTTCGTGTTCAGCCAGATCCTCAGGATCAAGGGCGTTGAGGCGGGGATTTTCAACGACCTCCAGCGGCTCTTTCCCTCCGCGGAGCAGGAGACCCTGAACGACATTCTCTCCTCGATCCGGTCCAACTCGGCCACTCTCGGTCTGGTTGCCGCGGTCGGTTCGCTCTGGATCGGCGCCTCCTTCTGGGGTTCGATGGACACCGCCTTCTGCCGGATCTATCACGTCGAATGCCGGGGCTGGTGGGAGCAGAAGAGGTTCTCGCTCGGCATGCTGGTGGTGGTCGCCTTCTTCCTCCTGGCCAGTGTTCTCCTGCCCGCGGTCGAGGGCGCCCTGATCCGTCAGACCGACAACCTCCCGTTCGGACTGAACGAGATCCAGAGCCTCGACAACGCTGTCCTGCTCTGGCTCACCCTGGCGATCAACTTCATGGTCGCCGCGGTGATCTACTGGGCCGTGCCGAAGGGCCATATGCCGTGGCGGGCGATCTGGCCGGGAGCGATCTTCACAACCCTGGTCGCCGGGCTGGCCAACTGGCTGTTTCCGTTCTACCTCGGAAACGTCTCTACCCTGAACCGGTTCGGGAGTGTGCTCGGTTTCATCCTGATCGCCCTGCTCTGGTTCTACATCGTGGCCCTGACCCTGCTCGCCGGGGCGGTAATCAACTCACTGCGCCACGAATATCGGGACACGGGCACCCTTCCCTACGGGATCATGACCAGGGCCAACCTGCTGGCCGCCGCCCGGGCCCGGGAGCAGACCGAGTCCGCGATCACCCGGGAGCAGCCGATCGCCGAGCCCTACCGATCGCTGCTTGAGGGTGATCCGGATGCCGATCCGGGGGACGAGACCAAGGTGATCCCGCTCGAACGCCACCGGGGCCAGGGGCAGTAG
- a CDS encoding sigma-70 family RNA polymerase sigma factor, with amino-acid sequence MKGLVTRGQQLGVLTFGDIGTAVAEVDLDESDVEDLYGYIEKQGIELVEDVDPAQKASAENERSDGRRGRRRKKDALDLKPDMTTDSLQLFLKDIGKVRLLTAQEEVDLAKRIERGDLDAKQKMVESNLRLVVSIAKNYRNQGLPFLDLIQEGTLGLVRAAEKFDYRKGFKFSTYATWWIRQAIARALADKARTIRIPVHVVEKLNKIGRAERKLVTELGREPTPEEIAEVTGIDPEEVDSIKRSAQSPVSLEKPVGDEEESEFGQFIADEKAESPFDRAADLLTKEALKESLENLSYRERRVLELRYGLGGEHPRTLDEVGRTFNVTRERIRQIENQSLKKLQSLQEAQKLREAT; translated from the coding sequence GTGAAGGGCCTCGTCACCAGGGGGCAGCAGCTTGGCGTGCTGACCTTCGGTGACATCGGCACCGCCGTGGCCGAGGTCGATCTCGACGAATCAGACGTCGAGGATCTGTACGGCTACATCGAGAAGCAGGGCATCGAGCTGGTCGAGGACGTCGACCCGGCCCAGAAGGCATCCGCCGAGAACGAGCGCTCGGACGGCCGTCGCGGCCGCCGGCGCAAGAAGGACGCGCTGGACCTGAAGCCGGACATGACCACCGACTCGCTCCAGCTCTTCCTCAAGGACATCGGCAAGGTTCGCCTGCTGACCGCCCAGGAGGAAGTCGATCTCGCCAAGCGGATCGAGCGCGGCGATCTCGACGCCAAGCAGAAGATGGTTGAGTCGAACCTCCGGCTGGTGGTCTCGATCGCCAAGAACTACCGTAACCAGGGCCTGCCCTTCCTCGATCTGATTCAGGAAGGCACCCTCGGGCTGGTCCGTGCGGCCGAGAAGTTCGACTACCGCAAGGGCTTCAAGTTCTCGACCTACGCGACCTGGTGGATCCGTCAGGCGATCGCCCGGGCGCTGGCCGACAAGGCCCGCACCATCCGGATCCCGGTCCACGTGGTCGAGAAGCTGAACAAGATCGGCCGGGCCGAGCGCAAGCTGGTCACCGAGCTGGGCCGTGAGCCGACCCCGGAGGAGATCGCCGAGGTCACCGGGATCGACCCGGAAGAGGTCGACTCGATCAAGCGTTCCGCCCAGTCGCCGGTCTCGCTGGAGAAACCGGTCGGTGACGAGGAGGAGTCCGAGTTCGGCCAGTTCATCGCCGACGAGAAGGCCGAGTCCCCGTTCGACCGGGCCGCCGACCTGCTGACCAAGGAGGCGCTGAAGGAGTCGCTGGAAAACCTCTCCTACCGCGAACGCCGCGTACTCGAGCTCCGTTACGGGCTCGGCGGCGAGCATCCGCGGACCCTGGACGAGGTCGGCCGCACCTTCAACGTCACCCGCGAGCGGATCCGTCAGATCGAGAACCAGTCGCT